In Sphaeramia orbicularis chromosome 5, fSphaOr1.1, whole genome shotgun sequence, a genomic segment contains:
- the hipk1b gene encoding homeodomain-interacting protein kinase 1 isoform X5, translating into MSSQLQVFSPPSISSSAFCRVKKLKVESNVWDVSTTEAYSSVAGQSAYTFTPAMAVPPFAPSLVFPPTAPGSRGQVVVRAADSTGSLPRGSSRRVTEQAASSTFSHAETSSEARSHRHGQKRKVEEVNEGSGSGCGSVQILEELSAPAATYSTRTGGGGGGGTGQSIPHSAPTTKSSSSNGEGDYQLVQHEILCSVSCSYEVLEFLGRGTFGQVAKCWKRGTNEIVAIKILKNHPSYARQGQIEVGILNRLSAENADEYNFVRSYECFQHKGHTCLVFEMLEQNLYDFLKHSKFSPLPLRHIRPILQQVATALMKLKSLGLIHADLKPENIMLVDPLRQPYRVKVIDFGSASHVSKAVCSTYLQSRYYRAPEIILGLPFCEAIDMWSLGCVIAELFLGWPLYPGASEYDQIRYISQTQGLPAEYLLSAGTKTSRFFNRGPDSSYPLWRLKTPAEHEMEMGIKSKEARKYIFNCLDDMMQVNLSSHLEGTDMLAEKADRREFIDLLKRMLRLDADKRITPTKTLGHPFVTMSHLMDYPHSSHVKSCFQNMEICKRRSSYDSSKSLYSTNAVPSAAAGNLTVTFSSQLNQHNQVPSAGGAVPLLNYQPALYQQATINIPGLAQQSVPIPTRPAGLCSQTEPFQQTLIVCPPSTIQGLQPSSKSSSFPVRMENSVPIVPQTQSAQSLQIQPSMLTQAWPTGTQQILIPSSWQQVPGMAIHSSAHQSNVAESPLDSLHSDTATQQGHGWRSAAQARTQQERKKVKARRGENRNRGASLLSSNGITPPTSSTTLSQPIIISDTPSPAVSIITIHSDTDTEDERKFHPASVSLSQRTNVISCVTVHDSDSSTASPLTPLPRTHIPAGTMSSRQAKSLAVVAPSVKTQGTERGAVSRSRIETVNYIKPKRSSNRQPCSSGESMERHGLTQSQSHPLNLSQVQSVVSSSQERSGVSHSDSSLRRQQTFPPAVSASHYNFPEVSALASVSAPGPSLYSYPASTALSSASQAMEQLMGRGHSSHGHSPSAYAATYTSSSASRRDSASRKDSVSSLLHSLPAAYQHQFAAGSPYVSVTPRAEAYSAYQLSPRRLTQYPYL; encoded by the exons ATGAGCTCTCAGCTGCAGGTCTTCTCGCCTCCTTCCATCTCCTCCAGTGCCTTTTGTCGAGTTAAGAAGCTAAAGGTGGAGAGCAATGTTTGGGATGTGTCCACCACTGAAGCTTACAGTTCTGTAGCGGGACAGTCGGCGTACACCTTTACCCCAGCCATGGCGGTGCCACCTTTCGCTCCATCCCTGGTCTTCCCACCTACAGCTCCTGGCTCCAGAGGCCAAGTGGTGGTGCGGGCGGCTGACAGCACCGGCAGTCTTCCCCGCGGTTCCAGTCGGCGTGTCACTGAGCAGGCAGCGTCTTCCACTTTTTCCCATGCTGAGACGTCCTCTGAAGCGAGGAGTCACAGACATGGCCAGAAGAGGAAGGTTGAGGAGGTCAATGAGGGCAGCGGGAGTGGATGTGGTAGTGTCCAAATACTAGAGGAACTCTCAGCTCCCGCAGCAACTTACTCCACTCGTACAGGTGGTGGGGGAGGAGGCGGCACAGGCCAGTCTATACCGCACTCTGCTCCAACCACCAAGAGCAGCAGCTCAAATGGTGAGGGGGATTATCAGCTGGTGCAACATGAGATCCTCTGCTCCGTGTCCTGCAGCTACGAAGTGTTGGAGTTTCTGGGAAGAGGCACATTTGGACAGGTGGCTAAATGCTGGAAAAGGGGAACGAATGAAATTGTGGCCATCAAGATCCTCAAAAACCACCCTTCATATGCTCGCCAAGGCCAAATTGAG GTTGGCATTCTCAATCGGCTAAGTGCAGAAAACGCAGACGAATACAACTTTGTGCGCTCTTATGAATGCTTCCAACATAAAGGTCATACCTGCCTGGTGTTTGAGATGCTCGAACAGAACCTGTATGACTTTCTCAAGCACAGCAAGTTCAGCCCACTCCCTCTGCGACACATAAGACCAATCCTGCAGCAG GTGGCTACAGCTCTGATGAAGCTGAAGAGCCTGGGTCTAATTCATGCCGACCTGAAGCCTGAGAACATAATGCTGGTCGATCCACTGAGGCAGCCATACAGGGTGAAGGTCATTGACTTTGGCTCAGCGAGTCATGTGTCTAAGGCTGTCTGCTCAACCTATTTACAGTCCCGCTACTACAG GGCTCCTGAGATCATTCTGGGTCTGCCGTTCTGTGAGGCCATTGACATGTGGTCTTTAGGCTGTGTGATAGCGGAGCTGTTCCTGGGTTGGCCTCTTTATCCTGGAGCCTCTGAGTACGATCAG ATCCGATACATTTCTCAGACTCAAGGCCTGCCAGCAGAGTACCTGCTGAGTGCTGGCACCAAGACTAGCCGCTTCTTCAACCGTGGGCCTGACTCTAGCTACCCACTTTGGAGGCTGAAG ACTCCAGCAGAGCATGAAATGGAGATGGGTATCAAGTCTAAAGAAGCAAGAAAGTATATCTTCAACTGCCTGGATGACATGATGCAG GTGAACCTGTCCTCTCATCTCGAAGGGACAGACATGTTGGCAGAGAAGGCTGATCGGCGAGAATTTATAGATCTCTTGAAGCGGATGCTCCGCCTGGATGCCGACAAGAGGATCACACCCACTAAAACTCTCGGCCACCCCTTTGTTACAATGAGCCATCTTATGGATTATCCCCACAGCTCCCA tGTGAAATCATGCTTCCAGAACATGGAGATCTGCAAACGACGGAGCTCCTATGATAGTAGTAAATCCTTGTACTCAACCAATGCAGTACCTAGTGCTGCAGCAGGTAACCTCACAGTTACCTTTAGTAGCCAACTCAACCAGCATAACCAG GTGCCTTCAGCAGGAGGGGCCGTGCCTTTGCTCAACTACCAGCCAGCTCTTTACCAGCAGGCAACAATCAACATTCCTGGGCTTGCTCAACAGAGTGTCCCAATTCCAACACGTCCTGCTGGGCTGTGTAGCCAGACAGAACCCTTCCAGCAGACTCTCATCGTCTGCCCACCCTCCACAATTCAAG GGCTTCAGCCATCCAGTAAGAGTTCCAGTTTCCCTGTTCGGATGGAGAACTCTGTACCCATAGTACCTCAGACCCAGTCTGCTCAGTCATTGCAGATTCAGCCAAGTATGCTCACACAG GCATGGCCCACTGGCACCCAGCAGATCCTCATACCATCATCATGGCAGCAGGTCCCCGGCATGGCCATCCACAGCTCAGCCCACCAGTCCAATGTGGCTGAATCCCCTCTGGACTCACTTCACTCGGACACTGCCACACAGCAGGGTCATGGCTGGAG AAGTGCAGCACAAGCCAGGACACAGCAGGAGAGAAAGAAGGTGAAAGCCAGACGTGGCGAGAACAGAAACAG GGGTGCATCGTTACTCAGCAGTAATGGCATTACCCCGCCCACCTCCAGCACCACCTTGTCCCAGCCAATCATCATCTCCGATACGCCGAGCCCAGCAGTCAGCATCATCACTATTCACAGTGACACAGACACTGAGGATGAGCGCAAATTTCATCCTGCCAG TGTCAGTCTGAGCCAGAGGACTAATGTTATCAGCTGTGTGACGGTGCACGACTCGGACTCATCTACGGCCAGCCCACTGACTCCTCTGCCACGTACACACATCCCAGCTGGCACCATGTCATCACGCCAGGCCAAGTCTCTGGCAGTGGTAGCACCTTCAGTCAAAACTCAGGGCACTGAGAGAGGAGCAGTGTCTCGTAGCCGCATAGAGACTG TGAACTACATAAAGCCTAAGAGATCATCCAATCGGCAGCCCTGCAGTTCAGGGGAGAGCATGGAGCGTCATGGACTAACGCAGAGCCAGTCTCATCCCTTAAACCTCAGCCAG GTTCAGTCGGTGGTGTCCTCATCTCAGGAGCGATCAGGGGTTTCCCACAGTGACTCGTCTTTGCGTCGCCAGCAGACATTCCCTCCGGCCGTTTCAGCCTCTCACTACAACTTCCCTGAGGTGTCGGCCCTGGCGTCCGTGTCGGCCCCGGGCCCCAGCCTGTACAGCTACCCGGCCTCCACGGCCCTCTCCTCGGCGTCTCAGGCCATGGAGCAGCTGATGGGCCGGGGCCACAGCAGCCACGGACACTCCCCCTCCGCCTATGCAGCAACATACACCTCATCCTCCGCCTCCAGGAGAGACTCGGCCAGTCGCAAGGACTCTGTGAGCAGTCTGCTGCACAGCCTCCCTGCAGCGTACCAGCACCAGTTTGCCGCCGGGTCACCCTACGTGAGTGTGACGCCGCGGGCCGAGGCTTACAGTGCCTACCAGCTCAGCCCCAGGCGCCTGACACAGTACCCCTACCTATAA
- the hipk1b gene encoding homeodomain-interacting protein kinase 1 isoform X4 yields the protein MSSQLQVFSPPSISSSAFCRVKKLKVESNVWDVSTTEAYSSVAGQSAYTFTPAMAVPPFAPSLVFPPTAPGSRGQVVVRAADSTGSLPRGSSRRVTEQAASSTFSHAETSSEARSHRHGQKRKVEEVNEGSGSGCGSVQILEELSAPAATYSTRTGGGGGGGTGQSIPHSAPTTKSSSSNGEGDYQLVQHEILCSVSCSYEVLEFLGRGTFGQVAKCWKRGTNEIVAIKILKNHPSYARQGQIEVGILNRLSAENADEYNFVRSYECFQHKGHTCLVFEMLEQNLYDFLKHSKFSPLPLRHIRPILQQVATALMKLKSLGLIHADLKPENIMLVDPLRQPYRVKVIDFGSASHVSKAVCSTYLQSRYYRAPEIILGLPFCEAIDMWSLGCVIAELFLGWPLYPGASEYDQIRYISQTQGLPAEYLLSAGTKTSRFFNRGPDSSYPLWRLKTPAEHEMEMGIKSKEARKYIFNCLDDMMQVNLSSHLEGTDMLAEKADRREFIDLLKRMLRLDADKRITPTKTLGHPFVTMSHLMDYPHSSHVKSCFQNMEICKRRSSYDSSKSLYSTNAVPSAAAGNLTVTFSSQLNQHNQVPSAGGAVPLLNYQPALYQQATINIPGLAQQSVPIPTRPAGLCSQTEPFQQTLIVCPPSTIQGLQPSSKSSSFPVRMENSVPIVPQTQSAQSLQIQPSMLTQQAWPTGTQQILIPSSWQQVPGMAIHSSAHQSNVAESPLDSLHSDTATQQGHGWRSAAQARTQQERKKVKARRGENRNRGASLLSSNGITPPTSSTTLSQPIIISDTPSPAVSIITIHSDTDTEDERKFHPASVSLSQRTNVISCVTVHDSDSSTASPLTPLPRTHIPAGTMSSRQAKSLAVVAPSVKTQGTERGAVSRSRIETVNYIKPKRSSNRQPCSSGESMERHGLTQSQSHPLNLSQVQSVVSSSQERSGVSHSDSSLRRQQTFPPAVSASHYNFPEVSALASVSAPGPSLYSYPASTALSSASQAMEQLMGRGHSSHGHSPSAYAATYTSSSASRRDSASRKDSVSSLLHSLPAAYQHQFAAGSPYVSVTPRAEAYSAYQLSPRRLTQYPYL from the exons ATGAGCTCTCAGCTGCAGGTCTTCTCGCCTCCTTCCATCTCCTCCAGTGCCTTTTGTCGAGTTAAGAAGCTAAAGGTGGAGAGCAATGTTTGGGATGTGTCCACCACTGAAGCTTACAGTTCTGTAGCGGGACAGTCGGCGTACACCTTTACCCCAGCCATGGCGGTGCCACCTTTCGCTCCATCCCTGGTCTTCCCACCTACAGCTCCTGGCTCCAGAGGCCAAGTGGTGGTGCGGGCGGCTGACAGCACCGGCAGTCTTCCCCGCGGTTCCAGTCGGCGTGTCACTGAGCAGGCAGCGTCTTCCACTTTTTCCCATGCTGAGACGTCCTCTGAAGCGAGGAGTCACAGACATGGCCAGAAGAGGAAGGTTGAGGAGGTCAATGAGGGCAGCGGGAGTGGATGTGGTAGTGTCCAAATACTAGAGGAACTCTCAGCTCCCGCAGCAACTTACTCCACTCGTACAGGTGGTGGGGGAGGAGGCGGCACAGGCCAGTCTATACCGCACTCTGCTCCAACCACCAAGAGCAGCAGCTCAAATGGTGAGGGGGATTATCAGCTGGTGCAACATGAGATCCTCTGCTCCGTGTCCTGCAGCTACGAAGTGTTGGAGTTTCTGGGAAGAGGCACATTTGGACAGGTGGCTAAATGCTGGAAAAGGGGAACGAATGAAATTGTGGCCATCAAGATCCTCAAAAACCACCCTTCATATGCTCGCCAAGGCCAAATTGAG GTTGGCATTCTCAATCGGCTAAGTGCAGAAAACGCAGACGAATACAACTTTGTGCGCTCTTATGAATGCTTCCAACATAAAGGTCATACCTGCCTGGTGTTTGAGATGCTCGAACAGAACCTGTATGACTTTCTCAAGCACAGCAAGTTCAGCCCACTCCCTCTGCGACACATAAGACCAATCCTGCAGCAG GTGGCTACAGCTCTGATGAAGCTGAAGAGCCTGGGTCTAATTCATGCCGACCTGAAGCCTGAGAACATAATGCTGGTCGATCCACTGAGGCAGCCATACAGGGTGAAGGTCATTGACTTTGGCTCAGCGAGTCATGTGTCTAAGGCTGTCTGCTCAACCTATTTACAGTCCCGCTACTACAG GGCTCCTGAGATCATTCTGGGTCTGCCGTTCTGTGAGGCCATTGACATGTGGTCTTTAGGCTGTGTGATAGCGGAGCTGTTCCTGGGTTGGCCTCTTTATCCTGGAGCCTCTGAGTACGATCAG ATCCGATACATTTCTCAGACTCAAGGCCTGCCAGCAGAGTACCTGCTGAGTGCTGGCACCAAGACTAGCCGCTTCTTCAACCGTGGGCCTGACTCTAGCTACCCACTTTGGAGGCTGAAG ACTCCAGCAGAGCATGAAATGGAGATGGGTATCAAGTCTAAAGAAGCAAGAAAGTATATCTTCAACTGCCTGGATGACATGATGCAG GTGAACCTGTCCTCTCATCTCGAAGGGACAGACATGTTGGCAGAGAAGGCTGATCGGCGAGAATTTATAGATCTCTTGAAGCGGATGCTCCGCCTGGATGCCGACAAGAGGATCACACCCACTAAAACTCTCGGCCACCCCTTTGTTACAATGAGCCATCTTATGGATTATCCCCACAGCTCCCA tGTGAAATCATGCTTCCAGAACATGGAGATCTGCAAACGACGGAGCTCCTATGATAGTAGTAAATCCTTGTACTCAACCAATGCAGTACCTAGTGCTGCAGCAGGTAACCTCACAGTTACCTTTAGTAGCCAACTCAACCAGCATAACCAG GTGCCTTCAGCAGGAGGGGCCGTGCCTTTGCTCAACTACCAGCCAGCTCTTTACCAGCAGGCAACAATCAACATTCCTGGGCTTGCTCAACAGAGTGTCCCAATTCCAACACGTCCTGCTGGGCTGTGTAGCCAGACAGAACCCTTCCAGCAGACTCTCATCGTCTGCCCACCCTCCACAATTCAAG GGCTTCAGCCATCCAGTAAGAGTTCCAGTTTCCCTGTTCGGATGGAGAACTCTGTACCCATAGTACCTCAGACCCAGTCTGCTCAGTCATTGCAGATTCAGCCAAGTATGCTCACACAG CAGGCATGGCCCACTGGCACCCAGCAGATCCTCATACCATCATCATGGCAGCAGGTCCCCGGCATGGCCATCCACAGCTCAGCCCACCAGTCCAATGTGGCTGAATCCCCTCTGGACTCACTTCACTCGGACACTGCCACACAGCAGGGTCATGGCTGGAG AAGTGCAGCACAAGCCAGGACACAGCAGGAGAGAAAGAAGGTGAAAGCCAGACGTGGCGAGAACAGAAACAG GGGTGCATCGTTACTCAGCAGTAATGGCATTACCCCGCCCACCTCCAGCACCACCTTGTCCCAGCCAATCATCATCTCCGATACGCCGAGCCCAGCAGTCAGCATCATCACTATTCACAGTGACACAGACACTGAGGATGAGCGCAAATTTCATCCTGCCAG TGTCAGTCTGAGCCAGAGGACTAATGTTATCAGCTGTGTGACGGTGCACGACTCGGACTCATCTACGGCCAGCCCACTGACTCCTCTGCCACGTACACACATCCCAGCTGGCACCATGTCATCACGCCAGGCCAAGTCTCTGGCAGTGGTAGCACCTTCAGTCAAAACTCAGGGCACTGAGAGAGGAGCAGTGTCTCGTAGCCGCATAGAGACTG TGAACTACATAAAGCCTAAGAGATCATCCAATCGGCAGCCCTGCAGTTCAGGGGAGAGCATGGAGCGTCATGGACTAACGCAGAGCCAGTCTCATCCCTTAAACCTCAGCCAG GTTCAGTCGGTGGTGTCCTCATCTCAGGAGCGATCAGGGGTTTCCCACAGTGACTCGTCTTTGCGTCGCCAGCAGACATTCCCTCCGGCCGTTTCAGCCTCTCACTACAACTTCCCTGAGGTGTCGGCCCTGGCGTCCGTGTCGGCCCCGGGCCCCAGCCTGTACAGCTACCCGGCCTCCACGGCCCTCTCCTCGGCGTCTCAGGCCATGGAGCAGCTGATGGGCCGGGGCCACAGCAGCCACGGACACTCCCCCTCCGCCTATGCAGCAACATACACCTCATCCTCCGCCTCCAGGAGAGACTCGGCCAGTCGCAAGGACTCTGTGAGCAGTCTGCTGCACAGCCTCCCTGCAGCGTACCAGCACCAGTTTGCCGCCGGGTCACCCTACGTGAGTGTGACGCCGCGGGCCGAGGCTTACAGTGCCTACCAGCTCAGCCCCAGGCGCCTGACACAGTACCCCTACCTATAA